ATTATTCGAAGTCGGGAATTTATTGGGTTCGATTTTTAAATGGTTTGAATTAATTATAAGCTCAATTCGTTCCACCAGTTGAGCCCAACTGAAATTTCTAATCTCAATTTCCAATTCAAACCCACCCATCTAATTTGCAAAGTCCaatatttaattcctaagcctaaTCCATCAGGGGTTGgggaagcctataaatatacCCACTTCATTAATTGATCCCCACTTCCCTCATTAATTTTCTCCCTCCTCTCTTGCACTCTCACCCGGCCTTCTCTTGCTCTCTCGTCCCCTTGCCCGCGCACAACAAATTAGAATTTATCATTGGCTTGACCAAACTAATTTATCATTTCAACTCCAATGGTCAGTTAGTAGATTAGAATTTCTAAAAATTGCAAGCAAGTTCCTAACTACAACCACTGGAGTTGCCCTTATGAagttatttgaaaattaggaAGTTTCATGTTCCCTAAAATGATGGCATTGGAGTACTATTTTGGGGGAAAAACAAGAGTATGACTTGATTAGATTAGACTTTGTTGATCctaagttttgatgatgacaacacAAAATTTCTGATTATTGTTTAAGTATGTTATTGTAATGACCCGAGATCCTTTGAAGGACAGTGCTAAGTTAGAGAGTGCATGAGTTGGACAAACTAAGCATGTGGAACAAATACAAGCAACACAAGCAATATAAGGAGCTACTATGAAGAATCAATCAATTTGCAAAAGTTGAAACCGGAGATCCTCAACGAAGATCCTCAACAAAGATCCTCAGCGAGATCTCAGTGAGATCCTAAGCGAGTTCCTAAGAGagttcctcatatattatgaggATCCTCGATTTTCCGGAGAAGGAACATTGCATGAAGCCTTCAAGTGAAGCTTTGGCATGCTAAATCACACTCCTAACAAGAGTGGTGGCCGGCGACACAAAGGAACGAGGAGGAGAGGTGGTGGCCGGCGACGCAAAGGAACGAGGAGGAGAGGTGGTGGTTTGGTTGGTGATTTTCGGGGAGGGGAAAGAAAATTTGATGTTGAGACATATGAGTGAAGAACAAAAAATGAGATGAAATAAAGGTGGGGAGGTCGGTGAAGAAGGAAGTCAGACTTCCTACTTCTTTCTTTtactctatatatatatttttttattaattaattaattaattattattgttattattattattattattatatatatacagGGCCCAATCACCAATTTTCCGGAGAAGGAACATTGCATGAAGCCTTCAAGTGAAGCTTTGGCATGCTAAATCACACTCCTAACAAGAATGGTGGCCGGCGACACAAAGGAACGAGGAGGAGATGTGGTGGCCGGCGACGCAAAGGAACGAGGAGGAGAGGTGGTGGTTTGGTTGGTGATTTTCGGGGAGGGGAAAGAAAATTTGATGTTGAGAGATATGAGTGAAGAACAAAAAATGAGATGAAATAAAGGTGGGGAGGTCGGTGAAGAAGGAAGTCAGACTTCCTACTTCTTTCTTTTAccctatatattttttttattaattaattaattaattattattgttattattattattattattattattattattattattattattattattattatcccacttgaattctagaaacaacaataatcaataaatattttttaagatAAACTATATTGGGataaatatttataaaaaaaaatatttccttTATTGTTATGTAGTATATAAAATGTTGGGGCATCACATAAGTAGAACAATGTTTTACTCCATACTAATTAGATGTTCTTAAATAGAGATGATatctaatttttcttttaatgACCTCCTTAAACATCTCTTTTTTGCGTATTATTTgtcttattttttattcaattttaagtttttatataatcccgaacgcattgcgtgcatataagactagtatttcATATTTGAACGGCTAGTCTTTTTTCCAAACAATTATTCATATTATATATATACAGGGCCCAATCTCCATTTTAGAAATGTTAGACCGATTAAATGCCTTGTGTAGTTGTGTACTTGTGTCTATAGAGTACAGGGTAAACTAGTTATATATTGTGTTACGGTAATTAATTGAACAAGCATCCGATGTCGTCCAGCGGTTAGGATATCTGGCTTTCACCCAGGGGACCCGGGTTCGATTCCCGGCATCGgaatttttgtattttgtttttCTACCCTAAGTTTTAGGGCAAAACTCTGTATTTTAGCTTCAGCTTGGAGCTCGAATTGAGGTTTACTTCATGCAGAGAAGCCAACGATGTAACCGGAGATGGCCAACGTGGCAGGTTAGATGGGTTTGGTGGGTCATGGGTCGTGAGTCGGAGATACTTGAACATGACTCGGCTCAATTAAACTAGGGTGGGTCGAGTCGTGGGTTGTGTCGGAGATAATGGATACAGTACATGATGGGTCCTGGGTTGCGTGGGTTGGGTGGGTTCGATGGCTTGTGTAGGTTGAATGGGTTGTGGGGGTCAGGTGAGTTTGGACGATTACTTAAGCGTTTAGAGTTACAAAATTTGtatgattaattaatttttatgttattcaCATACTCACATTGTGGTTAATGTTTTTTTACACAATACATTTagaatttattagcattttaaacgTACAAAATTGTTTAAATTATGATGGGTTTGGTGGGTTGGGTTCGTGGGTTCGATTCCCGGCATCggaatttttgtatttttgtttttctaccCTAAGTTTTAGGGCAAAACTCTGTATTTTAGCTTCAGCTTGGAGCTCGAATTGAGGTTTACTTCATGCAGAGAAGCCAACAATGTAACTGGAGATGGCCAACGTACGTGGCAGGTTAGATGGGTTTGGTGGGTCATGGGTCGTGAGTCGGAGATACTTGAACATGACCCGGCTCAATTAAACTAGGGTGGGTCGAGTCGTGGGTTGTGTCGGAGATAATGGATACAGTACATGATGGGTCCTGGGTTGCGTGGGTTGTGTGGGTCGGGTGGGTTCGATGGCTTGTGTAGGTCGAATGGGTTGTGTGGGTCAGGTGAGTTTGGACGATTACTTAAGCGTTTAGAGTTACAAAATTTGtatgattaattaatttttatgttattcaCATACTCACATATATGTGGTTAATTAATGTTTCTTTACACAATACATTTagaatttattagcattttaaacatACAAAATTGTTTAAATTATGATGGGTTTGGTGGGTTGGGTTGGTCGGGTGTGCCTTGGTGGGTTGTGTCGGGTCCGATGTGGTgggttgaaaaaattggacccaTGACACATCAAAAAAAATACCTGGGTTGCACGGTTTGTGTCATGGATCATAAGTGAGTCCGACCTACGTGACCCACTATGGGTTGTGTCAGGGTGGATTGGGTCAAACTCGAGCCAATGGCCATCTCTAAATGTAACTATGTAAAGTACGGAGTAACCATATATGATTAGTTGACACGTGTCACCCTACCATATATAATTAGTTGACAGGTATCACCCTACCATATATGATTAGTTGACACATGTCACCCCTCATATATCTTTCATCCataaattagtttttttttccaaattttcattttgttgtttGTAATACGGAATATTTTACAGCTTCAACACCTAtttcacttcatcttcctcattaaACATCAATTCacaatttaattcatatattcattcaatCGCTTCCACTAGGTCACTCCATCTCCCTCTGTAACACTCAAATTAATTCAccatctatttttttttcaactttcaccTCTATATTAATCATCTATTCTCACTACAAACGCAAGCCCTCAATAAAATTAGCACTTTAAAAGACGGCTTAACAACCACTATGTAATTGTCCGTTCATTGAACGAGCTCAAAAGCTTGTTATCTTTAAAGAGATTTTAAAATTGCTATCCAAAAGCCAGGAACGATTCTTTAGGGCAGCAGAAGGTTGCGAGCATAGACAATACTAGAGGATACTTAATACTGAAATTTAGTACTGCTGACAGAGAATGGTTTGAAAATCTAAACTGTAATTAGTGTagtatatactccgtatgtttCTAGTAGTACATACAATTATACAAATGATACTTCTTATTTCACCCACCTCCAAACTTtgcttttttttgtttgttaattGTATTTGTAGCCCACCAGAAGAAATTCTCTATTTAGAAAACGTTGTAATTAAACACGTAAATTGGAATACTAAAAACACTTGTTTCGCAATCCGTGGAGTATGGATCATGGTGTACagtgagcatggtgcaccatgtgcaccaaaagaacacatgtgcataaacaaaagaacatgacactacggaaaaagaacatgcgatataatattttacttttttgttataaaaaatcacaatttattaaaaatataaaaaaatatatgtcattgttctttttacgtaaccatatgttcttttaattatatacttatgttcttaaggtgcaccatggtccaaCTTCTAAATTGCGCTTGTTTCGGACATTGGTGGAGATTTAATTGAGATTGTTATATATTCTCTCAAGAGTCAGTACATACTCTTAAGAAACAAAATAAGAATAGTGCATATGGTACGTACATCTAActaaaattattttccaatcactaaaaaaaaaaaaaacttagaaAATGCCAGACAATCCAGTAACATGGAAAGAAGAATACCAAATCATCATTTCCCTATTTTCTTCCTTCTTCTCCTCTTCCACGAGAAACCGGCAAATCGGACATGTTTTCCGGCGTGCACTGAACCACTTATTGACACATTTGGAATGGAAATGGTGAAGGCAAGGAAGAATTGCCACGTCTTCTCCTTCCTTGTTTAGACTTGATAAACACACACAACAATCATCCTCATTCGTGAAACTTGGATTCTTTGCTTCTTTGATCACCTTTCTTAGGCCGATGAAGTTGAAGATGAAGCACATAATGTTCTTCGGCATAATAATTATCTGTTATAGACTAGTATGTGGAGTTAATAACAAGTGCACCTTGTGTAGGCctttttgcttgatttgtaagtAAATGAGAGGTTGGGTCAAATTGGTTGTACCTAAACTCAAGAGTCAAGATTCAagtgagttttaatttaatttaatataatataatataattctGGTCTTTGTATTAGTTTGTTAATTTACTCTACTAATTTTAAATTATGTCGTACGAACAATATAGCTATATTTGGACAGACCCAACAACCCTTGGGCAATCAACAATATCATTGGCTCCACCATATAGTGTTTGTCGAGCAAATTTAATAGTAGCCAGGAAGCTAAAAAAAAGGAGTATCGGATGACAGATAGGATATCGGGCTTTCACCCGggttcaatttccaaaaaaaggaaaaaatacttacataaaacaTTTAGATCGGACCAAATCAGAAATTCAGACCATGAAAAATCAGACCAGACTAGAAACTAGAAAAGTCATACCAAATCAGGTAAAGTTCTAGAAGTACTTCTTAATATGAAAGCAAGCCTTGCTCGTCATATAGTCCCATTATTAATCCTAAAATTCTACGAAATTAAGATGAAAGGAAgaagataaaataaataaaagggtTTCTAAAACCTTACCAAGAAGTTGCTGAAATCAACAGTTCTGGACTTCTGGAGTTCTGGGTAAGATTAAGTCTGCACTCGTGCGCATAAAAACAGGTGAAGGATCCTTAAATTTGAGATGTTTATGAAGTTTACCCAGTAAATTAAAGTTTAGATGGCATCCCCCTCATACAAAAATCTGGAAAAGATAAATTTAAGAGATTAAAAATGCGTGTACTAATGTTAGTATCTATCCTTTCCAATATTTTTTCTTACTTTTATGGATTAAATTTGCCAACCCATAACTGCTAAGACAGACGTACAGATTCATGGTTTAAGTTTTGCATGAAATTAAATGATAAGAATGGTGACTAGTTATTTACTAACAAATCCTGACTAAGCAGCAAGAATAGCATTCGCATCGCTCACAAAACAATATTGTGTAGCGTGTACGGACTGCGCATCTGTAAGCGTTACCCATCAGGTATACCGTGAAATCAAAATATGCAGCTTTTGCAGTCTACTCCAATTTCATCCAATTATCCATGTCGAATAGTAACAGAAATTTGTAAAATCTTCAAACGTGTAGTATTTTATAGTATACGTGTAGTACAAATGGGATGTAGATGAAAGAAGATGATTATATGAAATTATTGATCACCTAGTCCTAAAACACCGAGCTAATGTTACATGTGACTCGTAGCAGTGATCTCAGGGAAATACCAAGAAACATACAAGTAAAATTCCGTGGATTTTCCTGCATAATACGAAGTAGAAAAGTAGTCCGTACAAAACATCTCAATCTTTCACTTCCATTTTAGCTACCTGATTTGGATAATTCTTCATCTTCAAGTATCTTCCCATCCTTTGGAACCAAGCGAGGTATCCCATCAACTATCTGTTATGTAACAAACATCAGAGACACATTAGGTGGAGAACTTATTTTGTGAACCCCCAAACAGCAAGAACAAGAAAGCAGAACAGTTATCTATTGTAACAAACAATAGTAAGCAGTCAATCAAGACTGAAATAAGATCGAGAAGCATCTAATATATGCAACCTTTGAGCCGTGGCAATGTTTCAACTCTTGTTGACactaaggctctgtttggtttggttttggtgtaaaacatttccaatgcaaaatgattttccagGGGAAAACGCaatgttttcctttgtttgcttTCTTAAAAGAAAATTAGAGAAGATGGTGGAGAGGGAGGTAAAGAGGAAaggtggaaaagtggtttccctccctttcaaatggaaaatgttttggcacctttgagggagttatgAATTTTttaccaaacaacgtaaaatgattgaaaggggaaaattgttttccatgaaaatcgTTTAGGGGAGCCTAAGACTATTAGACTAACAAGATATGacttatgattcatatgacccACTGATGTGTTCATGAATCCTAACATGAACATAAAGATAAAGATTGAATATAACCTTTAACATGGTGTTCGGTTTTAATTTGGAATGTCCAGTGTGAGGCTGTATTGTGAGTATTGAAGGGAAGGGCAGAAGGATCAAACATATTTCTAGAGACCATTAGTGTAGACTGTAGAGCGTAGACAAAGCTCGATTTCAGAAAATTTACTCAATTCATTCTATTGCGGTTGCTAGCATATTGCACCAACGTTACTGAACTCGGCTACAAGTACGTGAAGTACCTACCCCTGTGCCATTATCTTACAAAACTGGTGCTATGATGTGCAGGAAGAATCAATATATATGGTGGATTGCAAGTCCAAAATGTATTCAAGAACCTTAATTTCTATTTCTTATCACAGTAATAGTCCTTTGACAAATATGGATGTATGAAAGCCGATCCATCACTGATTCAATTCTCATACCAGTTTCATAGAGATAATGTTAAAAGAACAGGCACACAAACTTAATTTGCTAGTTGAAATGCATTACTTTGGACATTCCATGTCAAATTATACATAATCCTTATCAATTTCCTTTGATTTATCAGTTTATCACATTACATTGAATCCGGCATTCAGGTGTAAATCACTCAATGTGCAATTGTGCATTGTTTATTGCTTCTTAAACATTTCAGGCTTTCAGAAACCATACTCAATTTCAATAGGATAACCTAAGCTTCTATAATTCATACAAAAAAAGGGGCTTCGCCAAAGAAAACCCAAACCAAAAACATGattattagttatttttcaTTCAACAATTTACTGAATATTTGGCTTACTATTAGTTCATCTTTCAGCTAAGAAATCTTGAGCCTTTAATAATTGTAAAATCTCCAACTAAAACCATGAAACTCCCCAAATATACAGCATGTAATTTCTTATAAGAAAAAACGAAGCAAAAAGATGTGAAATTCACCGGAAAAGAAACCCCAATTTCATCACTAATCAATGATCCTGTCTTCTCACAGTACCTGCAGGAAAATATAAACCAGAAATCAAacagaattttgataaataaatgaataaaattgaTTTGTTTAAGAAAACTGCAATTCAAATCTAGAATGAAGAGGAAGAGAGAAGAAAAGATGAAACCTTAAGGGCTGTTTGGTTAATGGGCAAACAAGAATTTCAGAGAGAGTTTTAGTGATTCCTTCTCC
This genomic stretch from Spinacia oleracea cultivar Varoflay chromosome 3, BTI_SOV_V1, whole genome shotgun sequence harbors:
- the LOC110803589 gene encoding uncharacterized protein, translated to MVRVSRVVMKNVGEGITKTLSEILVCPLTKQPLRYCEKTGSLISDEIGVSFPIVDGIPRLVPKDGKILEDEELSKSGS